In a genomic window of Gemmatimonadota bacterium:
- a CDS encoding glycoside hydrolase family 3 N-terminal domain-containing protein, with the protein MRARLSGKARMRLAVGLISVACVGCAPGGGGSGASGANAPPRFAVLPDRPDAEGARWVAETLSELTLEEAVGQLVFPWISGAYAPVDDPEFVEAVEWVERWGIGGVAISIGTPHAYAAKLNALQSRAGLPLLVAADFENGGPGMRINHSYALPSLLPQGGGTSFPPTMAFGAVGDAEEVALYARITAREARAVGVHINFAPVLDVNSNPENPIINTRAFGESAEEVARLGRAYIRGAREGGILTTAKHFPGHGDTRVDSHLVLPEVSADRRRLDAVELVPFLAAVEEGVDAVMTAHVSVPGILGTGAPPATLSPEFMTELLREEMGFTGLLFTDALRMGAITEGYGAGEAAVLALEAGADVILIPESVPAAITAVVEAVRSGRVTRERVDASVRRILEAKARVGVHRERMVPIESVAQVVGVSEHRRAAERVAARSITLPRDAGAILPLDPERVRRVLSVTYAAPEDLPAGREFDAVLAGLVAEVESARIAPTADEEELDAVEELAREADVVLVNAYVPPRAGAGTVALPTAVQDFVRELIEGHPTVLVSFGNPYLLNALPEVGSYLIAWGDREVSQAAAARAVAGAAAITGRLPITLPGLHSRGDGLGRAAIPEVAARAGARRDALDEAGLVRGGADDLLPDTVEAGGPVGAAPGGGAGPAVGTSGAGGGAAVFAAPPSWLALPISPLEADPRSVGMDPASLEALDDYILRALADSVAPGAALAVMRHGRLVRLRGYGRLDWNLGSAAVTPFSLYDLASLTKVVGTTSAVMLLVQEGRLGLEDPVVRHLPGFDRGDPRKAEVTIRDLLLHRSGLPAYVGFYQDLSGKAAIQEAVFDLPLATEPGAENVYSDIGFITLAWVVEAIAGEPLDAILERRVFGPLGMADTGFLPAAVDRERIAPTERTTAWRPYPLVGEVHDENAHALGGIAGHAGLFSSAQDLAVFAQILLGTGLARPCDYAVGSGIPCGSESPFREVRLFREDTLGRFTVREDPEVSRALGWDTPSGSSSAGDYLSESSFGHTGFTGTSIWIDPELELVVVLLTNRVNPSRDNQRHIPFRRAVHDGVATAVVDRPVERREPD; encoded by the coding sequence ATGAGGGCGCGCCTCTCGGGGAAGGCCCGGATGCGGCTCGCCGTTGGGCTGATTTCCGTTGCGTGCGTGGGGTGTGCGCCGGGGGGCGGTGGGTCCGGCGCTTCGGGTGCGAACGCACCCCCGAGGTTCGCCGTGCTCCCGGACCGCCCGGACGCGGAGGGTGCCCGGTGGGTCGCCGAGACGCTTTCCGAGCTCACGCTCGAAGAGGCCGTGGGCCAGCTCGTCTTCCCCTGGATCTCGGGCGCCTATGCCCCCGTGGACGATCCGGAGTTCGTCGAGGCTGTCGAGTGGGTGGAACGCTGGGGGATTGGTGGCGTCGCCATCTCCATCGGCACTCCGCACGCCTACGCCGCCAAGCTGAACGCCCTCCAGTCCCGCGCCGGTCTTCCCCTTCTCGTCGCCGCAGACTTCGAAAACGGGGGCCCGGGGATGCGGATCAACCACAGCTACGCCCTCCCCTCTCTCCTTCCGCAGGGCGGGGGGACGAGCTTCCCGCCGACGATGGCCTTCGGGGCGGTGGGAGACGCCGAAGAGGTGGCCCTGTACGCGCGGATCACTGCGAGGGAAGCGCGCGCCGTGGGCGTGCATATCAACTTCGCCCCCGTCCTCGACGTCAATTCGAACCCCGAAAACCCGATCATCAACACCCGGGCCTTCGGCGAGTCTGCGGAGGAGGTCGCGCGGCTCGGGCGAGCGTACATCCGCGGGGCCAGGGAAGGGGGGATCCTCACGACGGCGAAGCACTTTCCTGGGCACGGGGACACCCGAGTGGACTCGCACCTCGTCCTTCCCGAGGTCTCCGCCGATCGCAGGCGGCTCGACGCCGTCGAGCTGGTCCCCTTCCTCGCGGCGGTGGAGGAGGGAGTGGACGCGGTCATGACCGCGCACGTCTCCGTCCCGGGGATCCTCGGGACGGGCGCGCCCCCGGCGACTCTTTCTCCCGAGTTCATGACGGAGCTCCTCCGGGAAGAGATGGGGTTCACCGGCCTTCTCTTCACTGACGCCCTTCGGATGGGCGCGATCACGGAAGGGTACGGCGCCGGGGAGGCTGCGGTCCTCGCCCTCGAAGCGGGGGCAGACGTGATCCTCATTCCGGAATCCGTACCGGCGGCCATCACCGCTGTAGTCGAGGCCGTACGGTCGGGACGCGTCACGCGCGAACGCGTGGACGCCTCTGTCCGGCGAATCCTCGAGGCGAAGGCCCGGGTGGGAGTGCACCGCGAACGGATGGTCCCCATCGAGAGCGTCGCACAGGTCGTCGGAGTCTCGGAGCATCGGCGCGCGGCGGAGCGGGTCGCCGCCCGTTCGATCACCCTTCCCCGCGACGCGGGAGCGATCCTTCCCCTCGATCCCGAGAGGGTGCGCCGCGTCCTCAGCGTGACGTACGCGGCGCCGGAGGATCTTCCGGCCGGCCGGGAGTTCGACGCGGTTCTCGCGGGGCTCGTTGCGGAGGTCGAGAGCGCGCGCATCGCCCCGACCGCGGACGAGGAGGAACTCGACGCGGTGGAAGAGCTCGCCCGTGAAGCGGACGTCGTGCTCGTGAACGCCTACGTCCCGCCGCGGGCGGGAGCCGGGACGGTGGCCCTCCCCACGGCGGTTCAGGACTTCGTCCGCGAGCTGATCGAGGGGCATCCCACCGTCCTGGTCTCTTTCGGGAATCCCTATCTCCTGAATGCGCTTCCCGAAGTAGGGAGTTACCTGATCGCCTGGGGAGACCGGGAGGTCTCGCAAGCGGCGGCGGCGCGGGCGGTGGCGGGGGCCGCCGCGATCACCGGGCGGCTTCCCATCACCCTCCCAGGGCTCCACAGTCGAGGCGACGGGTTGGGTCGCGCCGCGATTCCGGAAGTGGCGGCGAGGGCCGGCGCGCGGCGGGACGCCCTCGACGAAGCGGGATTGGTGCGGGGGGGCGCGGATGACCTCCTTCCCGATACCGTGGAGGCGGGAGGACCCGTCGGGGCCGCCCCCGGCGGGGGCGCGGGGCCGGCCGTCGGGACTTCCGGCGCCGGCGGGGGAGCCGCTGTTTTTGCGGCGCCGCCTTCCTGGCTCGCTCTGCCGATTTCCCCGCTCGAGGCGGACCCGCGCTCCGTCGGAATGGACCCGGCAAGCCTCGAGGCGCTCGACGACTATATCCTGCGTGCCCTCGCGGACTCGGTCGCCCCGGGCGCAGCCCTCGCCGTAATGCGCCACGGTCGGCTCGTCCGCCTTCGGGGGTACGGACGGCTGGACTGGAATCTGGGGAGCGCAGCGGTGACGCCCTTCTCGCTCTACGACCTCGCTTCACTCACGAAGGTGGTCGGGACGACCTCGGCGGTCATGCTCCTCGTGCAGGAGGGGCGGCTCGGCCTCGAGGACCCCGTCGTCCGCCATCTTCCCGGCTTCGATCGAGGGGATCCCCGGAAGGCCGAAGTCACGATCCGGGACCTCCTTCTCCACCGAAGCGGACTTCCGGCCTATGTCGGATTTTACCAGGATCTCTCGGGGAAGGCGGCGATCCAGGAGGCGGTCTTCGACCTCCCGCTCGCGACGGAGCCAGGGGCCGAAAACGTCTATTCGGACATCGGGTTCATCACCCTCGCCTGGGTGGTGGAGGCGATCGCGGGGGAGCCGCTCGATGCCATCCTGGAGCGTCGGGTCTTCGGACCGCTCGGGATGGCCGACACCGGCTTCCTTCCCGCGGCCGTGGACCGGGAGCGCATCGCGCCCACCGAGCGGACCACCGCGTGGAGGCCGTACCCTCTCGTCGGCGAAGTCCACGACGAAAACGCGCACGCCCTCGGGGGGATTGCCGGGCACGCCGGACTTTTTTCGTCGGCCCAAGACCTCGCGGTCTTCGCCCAGATTCTTCTGGGCACCGGGCTCGCGCGCCCCTGCGACTACGCCGTGGGAAGCGGGATTCCCTGCGGTTCGGAGAGCCCTTTCCGGGAGGTGCGACTCTTCCGGGAGGATACATTGGGCCGCTTCACGGTCCGGGAAGATCCGGAGGTGAGCCGCGCCCTCGGGTGGGATACCCCTTCGGGGAGCTCTTCCGCCGGGGACTATCTCTCGGAGAGCTCCTTCGGGCACACCGGCTTCACGGGAACATCCATCTGGATCGACCCCGAGCTGGAGCTGGTCGTCGTCCTGCTGACCAATCGCGTGAACCCCAGCCGGGACAACCAACGCCACATCCCCTTCCGGCGCGCGGTTCACGACGGCGTGGCCACGGCGGTCGTGGACCGCCCCGTGGAGCGCCGCGAACCGGACTGA